From a single Nymphaea colorata isolate Beijing-Zhang1983 chromosome 4, ASM883128v2, whole genome shotgun sequence genomic region:
- the LOC116253132 gene encoding early nodulin-like protein 3: MASRAVAVSFSLTIFLLFSCSEAVRIPVGGRNTSWSVPSSTSQTLNQWAEQTRFQIGDVLVWNYNPQKDSVLQVTFDDYQKCNTSNPIAKHTDGNTTVTLDRSGPFYFISGVQGNCQKGEKLIVVVLSPRVAQPSMAPASSPASEGSPSSPPMVSASTGLDGFRLGFSALVVTLVTMVVGLL, translated from the exons ATGGCTTCCAGAGCTGTGGCtgtctccttctctctcaccatcttcctcttattttcctgcTCTGAAGCTGTCCGGATCCCAGTCGGCGGCAGGAACACCTCGTGGTCGGTTCCATCTTCCACCTCTCAGACACTCAACCAGTGGGCGGAGCAAACCCGCTTCCAAATAGGCGACGTCCTCG TGTGGAACTATAATCCCCAGAAGGATTCCGTGCTTCAGGTGACTTTTGACGATTACCAGAAGTGCAACACCTCTAACCCCATCGCTAAGCACACCGACGGGAACACCACCGTGACGCTCGACCGCTCGGGCCCCTTCTATTTCATTAGCGGGGTGCAGGGGAACTGCCAGAAAGGGGAGAAGCTCATCGTGGTTGTCCTGTCGCCTAGAGTTGCCCAGCCGTCGATGGCTCCGGCCTCGTCGCCTGCCTCCGAGGGTTCGCCGTCTAGCCCTCCTATGGTTTCCGCTTCTACTGGTTTGGATGGTTTCAGATTGGGCTTCTCTGCTTTGGTTGTTACCTTGGTGACAATGGTGGTTGGGCTTCTGTGA
- the LOC116252879 gene encoding S-adenosylmethionine synthase 3 has translation MDTFLFTSESVNEGHPDKLCDQISDAILDACLQQDPDSKVACETCTKTNMVMVFGEITTKAEINYEKIVRDTCREIGFVSADVGLDADNCNVLVNIEQQSPDIAQGVHGHLTKRPEEIGAGDQGHMFGYATDETPELMPLTHVLATKLGARLTEVRKNGTCPWLRPDGKTQVTVEYKNEGGAMVPLRVHTVLISTQHDETVTNDQIAADLKEHVIKPVIPSKYLDGRTIFHLNPSGRFVIGGPHGDAGLTGRKIIIDTYGGWGAHGGGAFSGKDPTKVDRSGAYIVRQAAKSVVASGLARRCLVQVSYAIGVPEPLSVFVDTYKTGKISDKDILNLIKENFDFRPGMIAINLDLKRGGNFRYQKTAAYGHFGRDDPDFTWETVKLLK, from the coding sequence ATGGATACCTTCCTCTTCACCTCAGAGTCCGTCAACGAGGGCCACCCGGACAAGCTGTGTGACCAGATATCAGATGCCATACTCGACGCCTGCTTGCAGCAAGACCCTGACAGTAAGGTCGCATGCGAGACATGCACCAAGACCAACATGGTCATGGTATTCGGAGAAATCACCACCAAGGCTGAGATCAACTACGAAAAGATCGTCCGGGACACATGCAGAGAGATTGGCTTCGTCTCGGCAGACGTCGGCCTGGACGCTGACAACTGCAATGTTCTCGTGAACATAGAGCAGCAGAGCCCGGACATAGCTCAGGGTGTTCATGGCCATCTCACCAAGAGGCCCGAGGAGATCGGTGCAGGTGATCAGGGCCACATGTTCGGGTATGCTACCGATGAGACTCCTGAGCTGATGCCCCTCACCCATGTCCTGGCCACAAAGCTAGGAGCAAGGCTCACTGAAGTCAGGAAGAACGGGACGTGCCCATGGCTGAGGCCAGATGGGAAGACACAGGTTACTGTAGAGTACAAAAATGAAGGAGGTGCAATGGTTCCACTGAGAGTTCACACTGTTCTTATCTCCACACAGCATGATGAGACGGTCACAAATGATCAGATAGCAGCAGATCTGAAGGAGCATGTGATCAAGCCTGTGATACCATCCAAATACCTTGATGGGAGGACCATATTTCACCTGAACCCATCGGGCCGCTTTGTCATCGGCGGGCCGCACGGCGATGCAGGGCTCACAGGAAGGAAGATCATCATTGACACTTATGGAGGGTGGGGAGCTCATGGAGGTGGTGCATTCTCTGGCAAGGACCCAACCAAGGTGGACAGAAGTGGTGCTTACATAGTTAGGCAGGCGGCCAAGAGTGTGGTTGCATCCGGCCTGGCTCGCCGCTGCCTGGTTCAGGTCTCCTATGCAATTGGAGTGCCTGAGCCACTCTCTGTGTTTGTCGACACCTACAAGACAGGGAAGATCTCGGATAAGGACATACTGAATCTGATCAAGGAGAACTTTGATTTCAGGCCTGGGATGATAGCTATCAATTTGGACCTGAAGAGGGGAGGAAATTTCAGGTACCAGAAGACTGCTGCTTATGGTCATTTTGGACGTGATGATCCAGACTTCACATGGGAGACAGTCAAGCTGCTCAAGTAG
- the LOC116252878 gene encoding S-adenosylmethionine synthase 3-like, which yields MEARLTLSLVHSMMDTFLFTSESVNEGHPDKLCDQISDAILDACLQQDPDSKVACETCTKTNMVMVFGEITTKAEINYEKIVRDTCREIGFVSADVGLDADNCNVLVNIEQQSPDIAQGVHGHLTKRPEEIGAGDQGHMFGYATDETPELMPLTHVLATKLGARLTEVRKNGTCPWLRPDGKTQVTVEYKNEGGAMVPLRVHTVLISTQHDETVTNDQIAADLKEHVIKPVIPSKYLDGRTIFHLNPSGRFVIGGPHGDAGLTGRKIIIDTYGGWGAHGGGAFSGKDPTKVDRSGAYIVRQAAKSVVASGLARRCLVQVSYAIGVPEPLSVFVDTYKTGKISDKDILNLIKENFDFRPGMIAINLDLKRGGNFRYQKTAAYGHFGRDDPDFTWETVKLLK from the exons ATGGAGGCCCGGTTGACTCTGTCCCTTGTACACTCGATG ATGGATACCTTCCTCTTCACCTCAGAGTCCGTCAACGAGGGCCACCCCGACAAGCTGTGTGACCAGATATCAGATGCCATACTCGACGCCTGCTTGCAGCAAGACCCTGACAGTAAGGTCGCATGCGAGACATGCACCAAGACCAACATGGTCATGGTATTCGGAGAGATCACCACCAAGGCTGAGATCAACTACGAAAAGATCGTCCGGGACACATGCAGAGAGATTGGCTTCGTCTCGGCAGACGTCGGCCTGGACGCTGACAACTGCAATGTTCTCGTGAACATAGAGCAGCAGAGCCCGGACATAGCTCAGGGTGTTCATGGCCATCTCACCAAGAGGCCCGAGGAGATCGGTGCAGGTGATCAGGGCCACATGTTCGGGTATGCTACCGATGAGACTCCTGAGCTGATGCCCCTCACCCATGTCCTGGCTACAAAGCTAGGAGCAAGGCTCACTGAAGTCAGGAAGAACGGGACGTGCCCATGGCTGAGGCCAGATGGGAAGACACAGGTTACTGTAGAGTACAAAAATGAAGGAGGTGCAATGGTTCCACTGAGAGTTCACACTGTTCTTATCTCCACACAGCATGATGAGACGGTCACAAATGATCAGATAGCAGCAGATCTGAAGGAGCATGTGATCAAGCCTGTGATACCATCCAAATACCTTGATGGGAGGACCATATTTCACCTGAACCCATCGGGCCGCTTTGTCATCGGCGGGCCGCACGGCGATGCAGGGCTCACAGGAAGGAAGATCATCATTGACACTTATGGAGGGTGGGGAGCTCATGGAGGTGGTGCATTCTCTGGCAAGGACCCAACCAAGGTGGACAGAAGTGGTGCTTACATAGTTAGGCAGGCGGCCAAGAGTGTGGTTGCATCCGGCCTGGCTCGCCGCTGCCTGGTTCAGGTCTCCTATGCAATTGGAGTGCCTGAGCCACTCTCTGTGTTTGTAGACACCTACAAGACAGGGAAGATCTCGGATAAGGACATACTGAATCTGATCAAGGAGAACTTTGATTTCAGGCCTGGGATGATAGCCATCAATTTGGACCTGAAGAGGGGAGGAAATTTCAGGTACCAGAAGACTGCTGCTTATGGTCATTTTGGACGTGATGATCCAGACTTCACATGGGAGACAGTCAAGCTGCTCAAGTAG